From Cannabis sativa cultivar Pink pepper isolate KNU-18-1 chromosome 8, ASM2916894v1, whole genome shotgun sequence, a single genomic window includes:
- the LOC115701360 gene encoding BAG family molecular chaperone regulator 2: protein MLSTPLYKLPNISFSLRNFNKQKKIIKREKRKVKAKMIKLRSTKKYFGRSSSKLSSKALKGGGGADSNNNSQKDLGANNNNTNIGEIKWELRPGGMLVQRRESGQSDGEGLITIRVSTVSQWHHISIESTSTFGELKMILSLVSGMEPREQRLLFKGKERDDKDYLHMVGVRDKDKVLLLQDPAIKEMKLLAQPITNNPCFTISV from the exons ATGCTCTCAACTCCCTTATATAAACTACCCAACATTTCCTTCTCCCTTAGAAATTTCAACAAACAGAAAAAGATTAtcaaaagagagaaaagaaaagtaAAGGCAAAGATGATCAAGTTGAGGTCAACAAAGAAGTACTTTGGAAGAAGCAGCTCTAAGCTTAGCAGTAAGGCACTTAAAGGAGGAGGAGGAGCTGATAGTAATAACAATAGTCAAAAGGACTTGggagcaaataataataatactaatattggTGAAATCAAATGGGAGCTCAGGCCAGGTGGTATGCTTGTTCAAAGAAGAGAAAGTGGTCAAAGTGATGGAGAAGGACTAATCACCATTAGAGTCTCTACTGTCTCACAATGGCATCACATATCTATTGAATCAACTTCTACTTTTG ggGAATTGAAGATGATTTTGTCATTGGTGAGTGGTATGGAACCAAGAGAGCAAAGGCTATTGTTcaaaggaaaagagagagatgatAAAGATTACTTACACATGGTTGGTGTTAGAGACAAGGACAAGGTGCTTTTGTTACAAGATCCAGCTATTAAGGAAATGAAGCTTCTTGCTCAACCCATTACAAATAATCCTTGCTTTACCAttagtgtttaa
- the LOC133030081 gene encoding protein STRICTOSIDINE SYNTHASE-LIKE 11-like, translated as MLKIQIIIVFLFFSFSSIHIVLSQLNFQKLDLPLTSSGPEAFAFDSIDSVSGEFYTGISDGRIVKYNTTNFMEVYITAPNRSRLCDGTNMLGAICGRPVGIEFYYKEKLLYIADAYKGLLVGDKDKLAVQLATGAEGVPDGLNVDQLTGDVYFTDASSVFEMRYIFQEIQLIHDNQYLFSI; from the exons ATGTTGAAAATCCAAATTATAATTGtctttctctttttctcatTCTCTTCAATACATATAGTCCTTTCCCAACTTAATTTCCAAAAGCTTGATCTACCATTAACTTCATCAGGCCCTGAAGCCTTTGCTTTTGACTCCATTGACTCAGTGAGTGGAGAATTCTATACAGGCATCTCCGATGGTAGAATTGTCAAATATAATACAACTAATTTCATGGAAGTGTATATCACAGCACCAAATAG GTCGAGATTATGTGATGGAACAAATATGTTGGGAGCTATTTGTGGGAGACCAGTAGGTATTGAGTTTTATTATAAAGAAAAACTTTTGTACATCGCGGATGCATATAAAGGGTTGCTTGTGGGAGATAAGGATAAACTTGCTGTACAACTAGCCACAGGGGCTGAAGGAGTGCCTGATGGCTTAAATGTTGACCAGTTAACTGGGGATGTTTATTTCACTGATGCAAGTTCCGTATTCGAAATGAGGTATATCTTTCAAGAGATTCAATTAATTCATGATAATCAATAtctattttctatataa